The following proteins are encoded in a genomic region of Apis mellifera strain DH4 linkage group LG14, Amel_HAv3.1, whole genome shotgun sequence:
- the LOC410518 gene encoding BLOC-1-related complex subunit 5 encodes MGSEQSSQGGTHSTNANRTRNIPLRRGKSVPNRERVPEDTPPRCTSPGASICSDSDLPYISYTVNRPIGDSPKMTNKQSQLYRGKSLGAQDISRRKNNLNTSSYRKTTSDKIHNIVVVKSAVADPTADKDPDLVKLQSIPMFLPIMRGTLNLPPGVRDPEVLERLNPIGLFNLCARYQHHLNTNAQMIATEQASLCINIEPEVTKILNLATERQKKFAKFAEQLNKIHELSKQLTKCHSLLNQTLESLETLNNLLPIEDRLEPFVWTTG; translated from the exons ATGGGATCGGAACAGAGCTCTCAAGGTGGTACTCACAGTACCAATGCTAATAGAACAAGAAATATACCATTAAGACGTGGTAAAAGTGTACCGAATCGTGAAAGAGTACCAGAAGATACACCACCTAGATGTACCAGTCCTGGTGCAAGCATTTGTTCAGATTCTGATTTACCATATATATCTTACACTGTGAATAGACCTATTGGAGATTCACCAAAAATGACAAATAAGCAATCACAGTTATATAGAGGCAAGAGTTTGGGTGCACAAGATATATCTAgacgtaaaaataatttaaataccaGTAGTTACAg aaaaacTACCTCTGATAAAATACACAATATAGTAGTAGTGAAATCAGCTGTGGCAGATCCTACAGCTGACAAAGATCCTGATTTGGTTAAATTACAAAGTATCCCCATGTTCCTACCTATCATGCGTGGCACCCTTAATTTGCCCCCAGGTGTAAGAGATCCAGAGGTCCTAGAAAGACTTAATCCTATTGGTCTTTTTAATCTGTGTGCGCGTTATCAACATCATCTGAACACTAATGCTCAAATGATTGCCACTGAACAAGCTAGTCTATGCATTAATATCGAACCAGAAGTGAccaaaattcttaatttggCAACAGAAAGGCAAAAGAAATTTGCCAAGTTTGCCGAACAATTGAACAAAATACATGAGCTTAGTAAACAATTAACTAAATGCCATTCTCTTTTAAATCAAACTCTAGAAAGTCTTGAAACTTTGAACAATCTTTTACCAATTGAAGATAGATTAGAACCATTTGTATGGACTACtggataa